From the genome of Ascaphus truei isolate aAscTru1 unplaced genomic scaffold, aAscTru1.hap1 HAP1_SCAFFOLD_1271, whole genome shotgun sequence, one region includes:
- the LOC142475566 gene encoding dynein regulatory complex protein 11-like, producing the protein MSNSTCDRMLSECHGSLKDLLAQEGPVKPVWLEKDLLRFLTPLYVKYLQLFRKLEWVYDQMLHPQKRRMVRQVLDGVMGRLVEIKHQLVDTQLSEYHYMDDLLQDLKLTPVNRGRRDRGQRGSSVSRG; encoded by the coding sequence CACATGTGACCGGATGTTGTCAGAGTGTCATGGGTCACTCAAGGACCTGCTGGCCCAGGAGGGTCCGGTAAAGCCTGTGTGGTTGGAGAAGGACCTGCTGCGGTTCCTGACCCCTCTCTACGTGAAGTACCTGCAGCTTTTCCGCAAGCTGGAGTGGGTGTACGACCAGATGCTTCACCCCCAGAAGAGGAGGATGGTCCGGCAGGTGTTGGATGGCGTTATGGGCCGGCTCGTGGAGATCAAACACCAGCTGGTGGACACACAGCTATCTGAGTATCACTATATGGATGACCTGCTACAGGACCTCAAACTCACACCGGTGAACCGGGGCAGGAGGGACAGAGGGCAGAGGGGGAGTAGTGTGAGCAGAGGGTAG